GGCTGGGATTGAGTCTGGACCCGGATGCCATACGGATGGGTACCGCTCCCGGGGTGCCCCGGGACATCGGGGGAGTGAGTTACTGGATCCTGGACCAGGTGGGGCTGGCCCGCACCGTACGACAGGTACTGTACGGGATCGAGTACCCCGTACTGGTGGAGGTGTTAAACGGCAGCGGACGACCTGGTCTGGCAGCTCGAGCCGGCGACATCCTGCGTAAGCAGGGGTTCTCCGTAGTGCGCATCGGTAACGCCAGCGGGGAGCACCGCCGTACCGTAATCCAGGTGCGCGGGGCCGGTGATCTGGAGGCCGATGCGGTGGCAGCCGCATTGTCGGGCATGGTGAGCCGGCCCGCCGTGCAGAGGTTACCCAGTGAGGCCAATGGTGAGGCCGGAGGACAGGGTCGCAGTCAGGCCGGTGGGCAGGGTGGCGAACAGGGCACACCCTCCCGGGACGGCAGCGGAACCGCCCAGCTTACCGTGATCCTGGGCGACGATGTAGCGGCACCGGGGAGTGAACCATAACGGCGCAGGGGAGTGAGCCGTAACTTGGAAGCTCTCGAACTGGCCCTGCTGGCGGCACGAGCCGCGGAGGACAGGAAGGCCAGGGACGTCATGGTCATGGAGATGCGAGAACTCACTACGGTGACAGACTACTTTGTGCTGGCCAGCGGGCGTACCCCCATACAGGTGCGCGCCATTGCTGACCATGTGGAGGACGAAGCCTCCCGGCGGGGGGCCCGTTTGCTCCACCGGGAAGGGTACGAGCGTGGTCGATGGGTGCTGCTGGACTACGGTGACGTGGTCGTCCATGTCCTGTGTGAGGAAGAGCGAAAGTTCTATGCCCTCGAGCGCCTGTGGGGTGACGCCCCGGTTGTATACAGTGCCGGCAGCCCGGCGCTGGCGGTAGAGAGCGGGAATTGACGGTGCGCCCCTTACGTGTCATCCAGGACAGTCCGGCCCGGGTGCTGGTGGTCGGTTTTGCCGCCGTGATTGCGGTCGGCACCCTGCTTTTGATGATTCCCGCTGCTACTGCGCCCGGGCGGCGCACGGACTTCCTCACCGCGCTTTTTACCGCCACCTCTGCCACCTGCGTGACGGGACTGGTGGTGGTGGACACGGCCACCCACTGGTCCTGGTTGGGGCACGTGATCATCGCCTGCCTCATCCAGGTGGGAGGGCTGGGCATCATGACCATGTCCACGTTCTTTGCCCTGCTCATAGGCAAGCGAATTACTCTGCGGGAGAGGCTGGTGATGCAGGAGGCACTGGGACGGTTTACCGCGGCCGGTATCGTCCGCCTCGTGCGCCTGGTCCTGCTGACCACCGCCCTCTGTGAAGGCCTGGGCACCCTGCTGCTGTTTTCCCAGTTGGTGGGGCGGTATCCGGCCCCGCGTGCCCTCGCCCTGGCGGCCTTCCACAGCATCTCGGCCTTCAACAATGCGGGATTCGACCTGTTCTCGGTGAGCCTGCAGCCGTTCGTGGACGATGCCGGGGTGGTGCTGGTGGTCGCTGCTCTTATCATTCTGGGAGGCCTGGGATTCGTGGTTCTG
This genomic window from Bacillota bacterium contains:
- the rsfS gene encoding ribosome silencing factor yields the protein MEALELALLAARAAEDRKARDVMVMEMRELTTVTDYFVLASGRTPIQVRAIADHVEDEASRRGARLLHREGYERGRWVLLDYGDVVVHVLCEEERKFYALERLWGDAPVVYSAGSPALAVESGN